A portion of the Caldicoprobacter guelmensis genome contains these proteins:
- the tnpB gene encoding IS66 family insertion sequence element accessory protein TnpB (TnpB, as the term is used for proteins encoded by IS66 family insertion elements, is considered an accessory protein, since TnpC, encoded by a neighboring gene, is a DDE family transposase.) has product MLGLASTQKVYLACGSTDMRKSIDSLAAIVQQSFALDPFSSALFVFCNKSRDKIKILQWDHNGFWLYYKRLEKGKFDWLKEGAGTAKISVRKLRWLLDGLSLKQRSAHKKVIVNTVI; this is encoded by the coding sequence ATGTTAGGACTGGCCAGTACTCAAAAGGTTTATCTTGCGTGCGGGAGTACCGACATGCGGAAATCAATAGATTCCTTAGCGGCTATCGTACAGCAAAGCTTTGCATTGGATCCTTTTTCAAGTGCTCTGTTTGTGTTCTGTAACAAGAGCAGGGACAAGATAAAGATACTGCAGTGGGACCACAATGGATTCTGGCTTTACTACAAGAGGCTGGAGAAAGGGAAGTTTGATTGGCTGAAGGAAGGTGCTGGCACAGCAAAGATAAGCGTGAGGAAGCTAAGATGGTTACTGGATGGATTATCACTGAAGCAGAGAAGTGCTCATAAGAAAGTCATTGTAAATACGGTAATATAA
- the tnpA gene encoding IS66 family insertion sequence element accessory protein TnpA yields the protein MTHIELRQQWKARIEAYRASNLSAKEFCKQHNIKVRQLYYWLNKESKEEDQTHNTVQWLPVSLSGKEDTSLSDFLTVKVGPAVIETGF from the coding sequence ATGACCCATATAGAACTGAGGCAGCAATGGAAAGCTAGGATTGAAGCCTACAGAGCAAGCAACTTAAGTGCGAAGGAATTTTGCAAACAGCACAACATAAAGGTGAGACAACTGTACTATTGGCTAAACAAAGAATCCAAGGAAGAAGATCAAACCCACAATACAGTGCAATGGTTACCTGTTAGTTTAAGCGGCAAAGAAGATACATCTTTAAGCGACTTTTTAACCGTAAAAGTGGGTCCTGCTGTAATTGAGACAGGGTTTTAA